A single region of the bacterium genome encodes:
- a CDS encoding NAD(P)-dependent oxidoreductase, which produces MIRVAFTDVIFEDREAIRLDGCEFSLHGPLRTADEIVAAADGADVLCMRDQFGRVTGEILGRLPNLKLIVTRSAGYDHIDLAETARRGIRVCNVPDYGAHMIAELAFGLLLAVARNIVRGDERYRRERRFSDEGLRGIELHAKTLGVAGTGRVGLHGIRIAKGFGMRVIAHDVIENPQAAKDLGFEYAPLERVLAEGDAVTLHIPLTVGTHGFLDARRLAMMKPGAILVNTSRGAIVDTQALIEALRSGHLGGAGLDVLEGERSIYHDFSGLNVVVTPHIGWYTDGAVGRILSITLGNIAAFAVGKCTNLVGS; this is translated from the coding sequence TTGATCCGCGTTGCCTTCACCGACGTGATCTTTGAGGACCGAGAGGCGATTCGGCTCGACGGGTGCGAGTTCAGCCTCCACGGTCCGCTGCGCACGGCCGATGAGATCGTGGCCGCGGCCGATGGGGCCGATGTACTTTGCATGCGCGACCAGTTCGGACGCGTGACCGGCGAGATCCTGGGCCGTCTCCCGAACCTGAAGCTCATCGTGACGCGGTCGGCCGGGTACGACCACATTGACTTGGCCGAGACCGCTCGCCGCGGAATCCGGGTGTGCAACGTGCCGGACTACGGCGCCCACATGATCGCCGAGCTGGCATTTGGGCTGCTGCTGGCCGTGGCGCGCAACATCGTGCGGGGAGACGAGCGGTACCGTCGGGAACGGCGCTTTTCCGACGAGGGGCTGAGGGGTATCGAGCTGCACGCCAAGACCCTGGGCGTGGCCGGCACCGGACGCGTCGGACTGCACGGCATCCGTATCGCCAAGGGGTTCGGGATGCGGGTAATCGCTCACGATGTGATCGAGAACCCCCAGGCAGCGAAAGATCTCGGTTTCGAGTACGCGCCGCTCGAAAGGGTGCTGGCGGAGGGGGACGCGGTAACGCTCCACATCCCTCTGACCGTCGGAACGCACGGTTTCCTCGACGCCCGCCGCCTGGCGATGATGAAGCCGGGGGCGATCCTGGTCAACACCTCGCGCGGCGCGATCGTGGACACGCAGGCGCTCATCGAGGCCCTCCGGTCGGGACACCTTGGAGGCGCCGGGCTGGACGTGCTGGAGGGCGAGCGCAGCATCTATCACGACTTCTCCGGACTCAACGTGGTCGTAACCCCGCACATCGGCTGGTACACCGACGGCGCGGTTGGGCGCATCCTGTCCATAACGCTTGGCAACATCGCGGCTTTTGCCGTTGGGAAGTGCACCAACCTGGTGGGATCGTGA
- a CDS encoding sugar kinase yields the protein MMTYDVVTFGEAMVRLSSPDYRRLEQTPTLDVSVGGAELNVAAGVARLGLASAWVSRLPTNPLGRLIANKGREFGVDVGHVIWVDGERAGLYFIEHGAAPRATQVIYDRKESAFAGIRPGMVDWRALLSRARLLHVGGITPALSASAAQTQREALVAARAAGCLVSYDLNYRAALWSLEEARAAQLPIMEFVDILVTSLPDQPNVTELISGESGTDPAEVARRLAERFGFRAVLVTMRGTPSVWRTTWTSIVWAAGEVLADRRYEIEAVDRIGGGDACVAGFLVGYLEGDPGRGVRLGNALSALKQTSPTDWPWPTRAEAEALIADGGTHLVR from the coding sequence ATGATGACGTACGACGTGGTTACCTTCGGCGAGGCGATGGTGCGCCTCTCGTCGCCGGACTACCGGCGGCTGGAGCAGACCCCCACCCTGGATGTCTCGGTTGGCGGCGCGGAGCTCAACGTGGCCGCCGGCGTGGCGCGGCTCGGGCTGGCCTCTGCCTGGGTGAGCCGTCTGCCTACCAACCCGCTGGGGCGATTGATCGCCAACAAGGGGCGCGAGTTCGGGGTTGACGTAGGCCACGTCATCTGGGTAGATGGTGAGCGCGCCGGGTTGTACTTCATCGAGCACGGGGCGGCTCCGCGTGCCACCCAGGTGATCTACGACCGCAAGGAATCGGCGTTCGCCGGGATAAGGCCGGGGATGGTGGACTGGAGGGCTTTGCTCTCGCGGGCACGTCTTCTCCACGTGGGCGGCATTACCCCAGCGCTGAGCGCATCGGCCGCACAGACACAGCGGGAAGCCCTGGTCGCAGCGCGCGCGGCAGGGTGTCTGGTGAGCTACGACCTCAACTACCGCGCCGCGCTGTGGAGCCTCGAGGAGGCCCGTGCCGCGCAACTGCCGATAATGGAGTTTGTGGACATTCTGGTAACCTCGCTTCCGGATCAGCCCAACGTGACCGAGTTGATCTCGGGGGAGAGCGGCACCGACCCTGCGGAGGTCGCGCGACGCCTGGCGGAGCGGTTCGGTTTCCGCGCGGTGCTGGTGACGATGCGGGGGACACCGTCTGTGTGGCGCACGACGTGGACCTCGATTGTCTGGGCCGCGGGGGAAGTGCTCGCAGACCGGCGCTACGAGATCGAGGCAGTGGACAGGATCGGAGGAGGGGACGCCTGCGTGGCCGGGTTCCTGGTGGGCTACCTCGAAGGCGACCCGGGTCGTGGAGTACGGCTCGGAAATGCTCTGTCTGCGCTGAAGCAGACGTCGCCCACCGACTGGCCGTGGCCGACACGCGCCGAGGCCGAAGCCCTGATCGCCGACGGTGGGACGCACCTGGTACGCTGA
- the iolN gene encoding 3-dehydro-scyllo-inosose hydrolase, translating to MIPTAIHRFAKWYQVPAVLVNLNWYYAIQPHVKDKAHGGPFETPFVHADECETSYSLAVFPETIRMEDAVDTEVHSFLPPGHVDSAANAYQRAIPWYGHAGLGTIEIVGNPEGVVGRATLADAEKARPGVEALLDYMVRLHDDIMPRFPPGVLPDASLVTQRFTQAEVDELLKGPLAGGKHLYTVAWPPR from the coding sequence GTGATCCCCACGGCCATTCATCGTTTTGCCAAGTGGTACCAGGTTCCGGCGGTCCTCGTCAACCTGAACTGGTACTATGCCATCCAACCCCACGTCAAGGACAAGGCACACGGCGGGCCGTTCGAGACGCCCTTCGTCCACGCCGACGAGTGCGAGACCTCGTACTCGCTGGCTGTGTTCCCCGAGACGATCCGCATGGAGGATGCGGTGGACACCGAGGTCCATAGTTTCCTGCCGCCTGGCCATGTGGACTCGGCCGCAAACGCCTACCAGAGGGCGATCCCATGGTACGGGCACGCCGGCCTGGGGACGATCGAGATCGTGGGCAATCCCGAGGGCGTGGTGGGCAGGGCTACGCTGGCGGACGCCGAGAAGGCCCGGCCGGGCGTCGAGGCCCTGCTCGACTACATGGTGAGGCTGCACGACGACATCATGCCCCGTTTTCCTCCGGGGGTGCTGCCGGACGCCTCGCTCGTCACCCAGCGGTTCACGCAGGCCGAGGTGGACGAACTGCTGAAGGGTCCGCTGGCCGGCGGGAAGCACCTGTACACGGTGGCCTGGCCGCCGCGATGA
- a CDS encoding DMT family transporter, protein MTGGLWAIASGVGFGLFQSVNSRAVRGMDVIRSTFAQLLISTAVLLGIALATEDAARLLSAPPSALANFFLAGFFHFFLGWTLLNASQKRIGAARTTPLLAAVPLFATVLAVFALRELPGLPALAGVGLVIVGVVVISGIGSPSAPLSGAQAGWRASLWGLGTALCWAMSPVFIRKGLEGLPSPLLGVTAGLAGSAAAYGLLLFPRLLLGGRGSPTGRPVGREAMLFKLAAGILVGLSTWARWIAVDLVPVAVALALSQVSVPVVLLLSPFVGGRRVEQVTTRLWQGSALIIAGSSVLLFYR, encoded by the coding sequence ATGACCGGCGGCCTATGGGCGATTGCCTCAGGCGTGGGCTTCGGGCTGTTCCAGTCCGTCAACAGCCGTGCGGTGCGCGGGATGGATGTCATCCGATCCACATTTGCGCAGCTACTTATCAGCACGGCCGTCCTATTGGGAATCGCCCTCGCAACCGAGGACGCGGCCCGGCTGCTTTCCGCGCCCCCCTCGGCGTTGGCCAACTTCTTCCTGGCCGGCTTCTTTCACTTCTTCCTCGGATGGACGTTGCTCAACGCCAGCCAGAAGCGAATCGGCGCGGCGCGCACGACGCCGTTGCTGGCCGCCGTGCCGCTTTTCGCCACGGTTCTGGCCGTGTTTGCCCTACGCGAGCTGCCCGGCCTGCCAGCTCTGGCAGGCGTAGGGCTCGTGATTGTTGGTGTGGTCGTGATCTCCGGCATAGGGAGTCCTTCGGCGCCGCTTTCGGGCGCTCAGGCCGGGTGGCGCGCGTCCCTGTGGGGGCTGGGGACGGCGCTCTGCTGGGCGATGAGCCCGGTCTTCATCCGAAAGGGACTGGAAGGCCTCCCGTCCCCGTTGCTCGGCGTCACGGCCGGGCTTGCCGGATCTGCGGCAGCGTACGGGCTTCTTCTCTTCCCACGACTTCTTCTGGGCGGGCGAGGCTCGCCCACAGGCCGGCCGGTTGGCCGCGAGGCCATGCTGTTCAAGCTCGCGGCCGGTATTCTGGTGGGGCTATCCACGTGGGCACGCTGGATCGCCGTGGACTTGGTACCGGTGGCTGTCGCTCTGGCCCTCAGCCAGGTCTCGGTACCGGTTGTGCTCCTGCTATCTCCGTTTGTTGGTGGCCGTCGGGTAGAACAGGTCACAACGCGCCTCTGGCAGGGTTCGGCACTGATCATTGCCGGTTCGTCCGTGCTGCTCTTCTACAGGTGA